A single genomic interval of Terriglobus albidus harbors:
- a CDS encoding PadR family transcriptional regulator translates to MATKTKYQNRIELLQGTLDMLILKTLQWGEQHGYGISQAIRVSSGEVLQVETGSLYPALHRLENQGWVEAEWRKSESNQRAKYYRITKLGKEQLASDYERWGKMVATIEAIMTAK, encoded by the coding sequence ATGGCGACAAAGACGAAATATCAGAACCGGATCGAGCTTCTGCAGGGCACGTTGGACATGTTGATCCTGAAGACGCTTCAGTGGGGCGAACAGCATGGCTATGGAATCAGTCAGGCGATCCGTGTGAGCTCCGGTGAGGTTCTTCAGGTGGAGACCGGCTCGCTTTACCCGGCGCTGCACCGGCTGGAGAATCAGGGCTGGGTCGAAGCCGAGTGGCGAAAGAGCGAGAGCAATCAACGCGCGAAGTATTACCGCATTACGAAGCTGGGTAAGGAACAACTGGCTTCCGACTACGAACGCTGGGGGAAGATGGTTGCCACCATCGAGGCAATCATGACCGCGAAGTGA
- a CDS encoding bestrophin family protein yields MIVRDRLPLKRIWPQAWRRLLILLFFDCTVAVIYTVFKHHWISLNGLPVAPLASALTIFLAFRTNAAYGRWWEARSLWGQLVNYSRALARQFLTMLDDELEPKDRIPLSKQLVLHQIAFPHVLRCHLRKQTPFSEIQSILGKDIADEMRRYKNVPAALLVRMGGLLKQARNEGMLDSFRWAAIDENLTVLANIQGACERIKNTPLPRQFDYLPRILVDAFCWLLPLALVQDLGLMTPIASTLISFTFIAADLMSREISNPFDNTIHDTPMTALSRTIELNLREEMGDEGLPREFRKQLAELQPVDGFVF; encoded by the coding sequence ATGATTGTTCGTGACCGACTTCCGCTGAAACGTATCTGGCCGCAGGCCTGGCGCCGCCTGCTCATCCTTCTGTTCTTCGACTGCACCGTCGCCGTAATCTATACCGTCTTCAAGCACCATTGGATCTCGTTGAACGGCCTGCCCGTTGCGCCCCTTGCTTCGGCGTTGACCATCTTTCTCGCCTTCCGTACGAACGCAGCCTATGGCCGCTGGTGGGAAGCGCGCTCCCTCTGGGGACAGCTGGTCAACTACTCGCGCGCCCTCGCGCGGCAGTTCCTCACCATGCTCGATGACGAGCTTGAGCCCAAGGACCGCATCCCGCTGAGCAAACAACTTGTACTGCACCAGATCGCCTTTCCGCATGTACTGCGTTGCCATCTGCGGAAACAGACGCCCTTTTCTGAGATCCAGTCCATTCTCGGCAAAGACATTGCGGATGAGATGCGCCGGTACAAGAACGTTCCCGCCGCGCTGCTCGTCCGTATGGGCGGCCTCTTGAAGCAGGCTCGTAACGAAGGCATGCTCGACAGCTTCCGCTGGGCTGCCATTGACGAGAATCTCACCGTGCTCGCCAACATCCAGGGAGCCTGCGAGCGTATCAAGAACACGCCTCTGCCGCGCCAGTTCGACTATCTGCCGCGCATTCTGGTCGATGCTTTCTGCTGGCTGCTCCCGCTCGCGCTGGTCCAGGATCTTGGGCTGATGACGCCCATCGCCAGCACGCTCATCAGCTTCACTTTCATCGCCGCGGACCTGATGAGCCGCGAGATCTCCAACCCGTTCGACAACACCATCCATGACACGCCTATGACTGCGCTCTCCCGCACCATTGAGCTCAACCTGCGTGAAGAGATGGGCGACGAAGGTCTTCCTCGCGAGTTCCGCAAACAGCTCGCCGAGCTACAGCCCGTCGACGGATTTGTCTTCTAA
- a CDS encoding ABC transporter permease: protein MRLFRFLRRKSDLTEELESHLKMAIAERVARGQSPEEARRSALHEFGNVPMIADVTRNQWGWLRLEQWLQDVRYALRQLRKEPGFTLTVVITLALGIGANTAIFTLVQGILLRSLPVNEPSRLYRIGDKNDCCYYNNYQNDNGDFDIFSYDLYLHLKQAAPEFEQLAAVEAGGNGFSVRKGAEPARPMRSEYVSGNYFATLGVGAYVGRVLSENDDTPGAAPTLVLSYKTWQADFAGDPGIVGSTLYVQTHPFVVAGIAPPGFFGDRIISNPPDFWMPLASEPVLEGANSALKGTDELWLYPLGRVHPAANIQALQAKLSVALQQWLATRPTYADHGGAALIPRQHVVLAPAGGGIQRLQQQTGTGLRLMMILSTVVLLIACANIANLLLARCTARRADVAVRIALGASRFRVIREILTESVLLSLMGGAAGLAVAYAGSYAMLMLAFPAAKNMPVQALPSTAVLAFTFVVSVLTGIVFGTVPAWLASYAQPVDALRGVNRSTADRSSLPQRILIVFQVALSMVLLAGALLMTKSLHNLEHQNFGITTANRYVVSTDPKGVGYTVDRLPALYQQIEDRFAALPGMANVSLVRYIPLGGNMWGSCVIPQGHAAPGPKDPCFAAWDRASTRFLDSIGVPIVRGRNFSTQDTATSQQVVLVNQAFARHFFPNQDPIGKHFGVGSIQYSGAFEIAGVFADFKMTDPRGEVRPLFFRPLSQQFHGYKESDVDAAEKSSMYLNFIILDFAQAPADVETLTRRTLADIDPSLPVMHFSPYDAEVAGNFNQDRLLARLTSGFGALALILASVGLYGVMSYFVVRRTSEIGIRMALGAARSGVVAMMLRGALWQILVGLAIGIPAALIAGHFMASLLYGVKPYDPLAFFGAIVLLTICAVVAGFIPSRRAASIDPMKALRAD, encoded by the coding sequence ATGAGACTATTTCGATTCTTACGGCGTAAATCCGATCTGACGGAAGAGCTGGAAAGCCATCTGAAGATGGCGATCGCGGAGCGGGTGGCACGCGGGCAGTCACCGGAAGAGGCACGCAGATCGGCACTTCATGAGTTCGGCAACGTGCCGATGATTGCGGATGTGACCCGAAACCAGTGGGGATGGTTGCGCCTGGAGCAGTGGCTTCAGGACGTCCGCTATGCGCTGCGGCAGCTACGTAAAGAGCCCGGCTTCACGCTCACCGTTGTCATCACCCTCGCGCTAGGCATTGGTGCGAATACTGCCATCTTCACGCTGGTGCAGGGCATCCTGTTGCGCTCGCTGCCGGTGAATGAACCTTCGCGCCTCTATCGCATCGGCGACAAGAACGATTGCTGTTACTACAACAACTATCAAAACGATAACGGCGACTTTGACATCTTCTCCTACGATCTCTATCTCCACCTTAAGCAGGCGGCGCCGGAGTTCGAGCAGTTGGCGGCGGTCGAGGCGGGAGGCAACGGATTCAGTGTGCGCAAAGGCGCTGAGCCGGCCCGCCCAATGCGAAGCGAATATGTCTCGGGGAACTACTTCGCCACCCTCGGTGTAGGCGCGTATGTCGGACGTGTCCTCAGCGAAAACGACGACACACCCGGAGCCGCACCCACACTGGTGCTGAGCTACAAGACCTGGCAGGCCGACTTCGCCGGGGACCCAGGCATCGTCGGCTCCACCCTTTATGTGCAGACGCATCCCTTTGTTGTGGCGGGCATCGCGCCGCCGGGATTCTTTGGCGACCGCATCATCTCCAACCCGCCCGACTTCTGGATGCCCCTTGCCAGTGAGCCCGTGCTTGAAGGGGCTAACTCCGCACTGAAGGGCACCGATGAGCTCTGGCTCTACCCTCTGGGCAGAGTGCACCCCGCCGCTAACATACAGGCTTTGCAGGCGAAGTTGTCCGTGGCCTTGCAGCAATGGCTCGCCACCCGTCCAACGTACGCCGATCACGGTGGCGCGGCGCTGATTCCGCGGCAGCATGTCGTCCTCGCACCCGCCGGCGGCGGTATTCAAAGACTGCAGCAGCAGACGGGCACAGGTCTGCGCCTGATGATGATCCTTTCTACGGTGGTCCTTCTCATCGCCTGCGCCAATATCGCCAACCTGCTCTTAGCTCGCTGCACCGCACGCCGCGCGGATGTAGCGGTGCGCATCGCTCTGGGAGCGTCGCGGTTCAGAGTCATACGCGAGATTCTCACCGAAAGTGTCCTGCTGAGCCTGATGGGCGGTGCGGCAGGCTTGGCCGTTGCCTATGCCGGCTCGTACGCGATGCTGATGCTTGCTTTTCCGGCCGCCAAAAACATGCCTGTTCAGGCACTTCCCTCAACGGCGGTCCTGGCGTTTACGTTTGTCGTGTCAGTGCTTACCGGCATTGTTTTTGGAACGGTGCCCGCATGGTTGGCGTCGTATGCACAGCCTGTCGATGCTCTTCGTGGAGTGAATCGATCAACCGCAGACCGCTCGTCCCTGCCGCAACGCATTCTGATCGTCTTTCAAGTGGCCCTGTCGATGGTTCTGCTGGCAGGCGCATTGCTGATGACGAAATCGCTCCACAACCTGGAGCACCAGAACTTCGGCATCACCACCGCCAACCGTTATGTCGTCTCCACTGATCCAAAGGGAGTGGGCTATACCGTCGATCGTCTTCCTGCGCTCTACCAGCAGATTGAAGATCGATTCGCAGCGCTGCCGGGAATGGCCAACGTCAGCCTCGTCCGGTATATCCCTCTCGGCGGTAATATGTGGGGCTCCTGCGTTATCCCTCAAGGTCACGCTGCGCCTGGCCCGAAGGACCCATGTTTTGCGGCCTGGGACCGTGCCAGCACTCGCTTTCTCGATTCGATCGGGGTGCCAATTGTGCGTGGCCGCAATTTCTCCACGCAGGATACTGCCACCTCGCAGCAGGTCGTCCTGGTGAATCAGGCCTTCGCCAGGCACTTCTTCCCTAACCAGGACCCAATCGGCAAGCACTTCGGTGTGGGTTCGATCCAGTACTCGGGCGCCTTTGAAATTGCAGGAGTCTTTGCGGACTTCAAGATGACCGATCCGCGAGGCGAGGTGCGGCCGCTCTTCTTCCGCCCGTTGTCTCAGCAGTTCCACGGATACAAAGAGTCCGATGTTGATGCAGCGGAAAAGAGCTCCATGTATCTCAACTTCATCATTCTCGATTTCGCGCAGGCGCCGGCGGATGTCGAGACTCTGACGCGCAGAACACTCGCGGACATCGATCCCAGTCTGCCCGTGATGCACTTCAGCCCCTATGATGCGGAGGTTGCAGGCAACTTCAACCAGGACAGACTATTGGCGCGACTCACCAGCGGGTTCGGAGCCCTGGCACTCATCCTGGCTTCGGTGGGGCTGTATGGAGTGATGTCCTATTTCGTTGTCAGGCGGACAAGCGAGATCGGCATCCGCATGGCGCTCGGTGCGGCGCGCTCCGGTGTGGTGGCTATGATGTTGCGCGGCGCGCTTTGGCAGATTCTCGTTGGCCTGGCGATAGGCATACCCGCAGCGCTGATCGCCGGCCACTTTATGGCGAGCCTTCTCTACGGAGTGAAGCCATATGATCCGCTGGCGTTCTTCGGCGCGATCGTGCTGCTGACCATCTGCGCCGTCGTGGCTGGATTCATTCCCTCGCGCCGGGCAGCGTCGATTGACCCAATGAAGGCCCTCAGGGCTGATTGA
- a CDS encoding winged helix-turn-helix domain-containing protein, which produces MQFLGQYTLERNPLSLTRGLVVVNATKRQLQALSVLLDAQGEVVSREDLLNKVWFDAAVEDHNITQTIFMLRRLLGRLPNGADYIETIPKRGYRISRAALQPVWADDTSLTLLPLEKKKPMRAKVADAFRGIFHLHRHVHAS; this is translated from the coding sequence ATGCAGTTCCTCGGACAATACACATTAGAACGTAACCCACTGAGCCTCACAAGAGGCCTGGTTGTTGTAAATGCGACGAAACGGCAGCTACAAGCGCTGTCAGTCCTGCTGGATGCCCAAGGTGAAGTTGTTAGCCGCGAAGACCTGCTCAACAAGGTCTGGTTCGATGCGGCGGTTGAAGATCACAATATCACTCAGACCATTTTTATGCTGCGGCGTCTTCTTGGCCGCTTGCCGAATGGAGCGGACTATATCGAAACCATCCCCAAGCGCGGATACCGTATCTCTCGTGCCGCGCTGCAACCTGTATGGGCCGACGATACATCGCTGACTCTGCTTCCCTTGGAAAAGAAGAAGCCGATGCGAGCGAAGGTCGCCGATGCGTTTCGAGGCATCTTTCATTTACATCGACATGTCCATGCCAGCTAA
- a CDS encoding response regulator transcription factor, producing MSSTDTSSSTGTKTVRLFVLDDHALFREGLLRLLESDNRFEITGHSGTPSTALPQIIAAKPDVLILDYDLGSQTALEFMRALQREKFEGRVLLVTAGLPDNDALTLIRLGISGIFHKQDSPESLQRAIFEVSQGRVLIDQQYLQTIVAANTPQDAPRFTDRERTTLRYLLQGLANKEIAAELNISESAVKATLQQLFSKTGVRTRSQLVLLAIERYRAQL from the coding sequence GTGAGCAGTACAGATACGAGTTCGAGCACGGGTACGAAGACAGTCCGTCTGTTTGTTCTGGATGATCATGCGCTCTTCCGTGAGGGCCTGCTGCGTCTGTTAGAGAGCGACAACCGGTTTGAGATTACGGGGCACAGCGGCACGCCATCGACGGCACTGCCGCAGATCATCGCGGCGAAGCCGGATGTGCTGATCCTGGACTACGACCTCGGCAGTCAGACGGCGCTGGAGTTCATGCGGGCGCTGCAACGCGAGAAGTTCGAAGGCCGGGTGCTGCTGGTGACTGCCGGGCTTCCGGATAACGATGCGCTGACACTGATCCGCCTGGGCATCTCGGGAATCTTTCATAAGCAGGATTCGCCGGAGTCATTGCAGCGCGCGATCTTCGAGGTCTCGCAGGGACGCGTGCTGATCGATCAGCAGTATCTGCAAACTATCGTCGCCGCGAACACACCGCAGGATGCTCCGCGATTTACAGACAGGGAGCGCACGACACTTCGTTACCTGCTGCAGGGGCTAGCCAACAAAGAGATCGCCGCGGAGCTGAACATCTCAGAGAGTGCAGTGAAGGCGACGCTGCAACAGTTGTTTTCGAAGACCGGTGTGAGGACACGGTCGCAACTGGTGCTGTTGGCAATCGAGCGGTATCGGGCACAGTTGTGA
- a CDS encoding universal stress protein — MLQHTRHIIFATNFSDACHAAIPAVARWVDMLQCKLTLLHVYDADRVLYRDANSLLQSFFAEADNYPQCQRVLMSGDPAEGISEFCQRHRDALLVLPPSDQTGLPRPWHRSLRARMIQTLPIPVWTLGRTLVGSALAANSDRHLGVWLSSPEEGLAHVRHAAKYAAQTGSTLHLLHVVPDVNEGSLTHTLHTQAPLGEEYAEEWLTQVAASLDSAQRVEIHVGQGKARRVLPRLIRSSGAELLMVSQNSAIERGLFRSEVSSIFRECCSGIVSVPMTGQGNLKISSSPAVLEEVA; from the coding sequence ATGCTGCAGCACACACGTCACATCATCTTCGCCACCAACTTTTCAGATGCCTGCCACGCTGCTATTCCCGCCGTGGCCCGCTGGGTGGATATGCTCCAGTGCAAGCTCACCCTGCTGCATGTTTACGACGCTGATCGCGTCCTCTATCGCGACGCCAACTCGTTGCTGCAATCCTTTTTCGCCGAGGCCGACAACTATCCTCAATGCCAGCGTGTATTGATGAGCGGTGATCCGGCGGAGGGCATTTCGGAGTTTTGCCAGAGACACCGCGATGCCCTACTTGTCTTACCTCCCAGCGACCAGACCGGACTTCCGCGCCCGTGGCACCGCTCCCTCCGCGCACGCATGATCCAGACCCTGCCCATCCCCGTGTGGACGCTTGGCCGCACGCTCGTTGGCTCGGCACTTGCGGCCAACAGCGATCGTCATCTCGGTGTCTGGCTCAGCAGTCCGGAGGAAGGTCTCGCCCATGTCCGTCACGCTGCAAAGTATGCCGCGCAGACCGGGTCGACGCTGCATCTGTTGCACGTCGTACCCGATGTGAATGAAGGTTCACTGACACACACATTGCATACGCAGGCTCCGCTGGGCGAGGAGTACGCCGAAGAGTGGTTGACCCAGGTGGCCGCCAGCCTGGACAGCGCACAGCGCGTTGAGATTCACGTAGGCCAGGGAAAGGCCCGCCGTGTGTTGCCCAGGCTCATCCGGAGCAGTGGAGCGGAGTTGCTCATGGTCAGCCAGAACTCCGCCATAGAACGCGGCCTCTTCCGCTCTGAAGTAAGCTCCATCTTCCGCGAGTGCTGCTCGGGCATTGTCAGCGTACCGATGACTGGGCAGGGCAACCTGAAGATCAGCTCCTCTCCCGCAGTGCTGGAAGAAGTTGCTTAA
- a CDS encoding ATP-binding protein, whose product MPTAAARRRRRRIRINNRVRRFASSRKHMLTLAVAMVAVLALLEWIYDFDFSLGILYIFPVVVASTVLTRWQIVVASVFCAYTRGLFTADETQLEHLLRFAMATLAYTGCGLLIYQINDSRRVVLLHYARVRFEQKLRRRAEEQLRLMAESSPAAILTVAADGRILAANRAAHTMFELRDEQSLLQRPIRDFVTFFDDALRLPADLGRIRTSTSTWASRADGTHFPASAWFSIYGDGEQRRLAAILVDTSNDVREREHAHFEQLTQHNRVLAGAVSHEIRNLCSAIAVVSSNLERHGHLSRDPDFEALRNLVSGLSNMASFDLRNQARMQHPPVQLSSLADELRVIIGQDWEEIGGQLEWHVPASFPLVQAERDGLLQVLLNLSQNALRAAEETDEPRLTIHALDRNGRAVLRITNNGPAIADPSGLFQPFRTASTNGTGLGLYVARAIVKSFGGELHHVPTAAGATFELTLRFAASGSIEHNVVEVEA is encoded by the coding sequence ATGCCTACCGCCGCCGCACGCCGCAGACGCCGCCGTATCCGGATCAATAACCGGGTACGTCGTTTCGCGTCGAGCCGGAAACACATGCTGACGTTGGCGGTAGCGATGGTTGCGGTGCTGGCGCTGCTGGAGTGGATCTACGACTTCGACTTCTCGCTGGGGATCCTCTATATCTTTCCGGTAGTGGTTGCCTCCACCGTCCTGACACGATGGCAGATTGTGGTAGCGTCCGTCTTCTGCGCCTACACACGCGGCCTGTTTACTGCCGATGAGACCCAGCTCGAGCACCTGCTGCGTTTCGCCATGGCGACGCTTGCATACACCGGTTGCGGTCTGTTGATCTACCAGATCAATGACTCACGACGGGTGGTGTTGCTGCACTACGCGCGCGTGCGGTTTGAGCAGAAGCTGCGACGCAGGGCAGAGGAACAACTGCGGCTGATGGCCGAAAGCTCGCCGGCTGCGATCCTGACAGTCGCCGCCGATGGACGCATACTTGCGGCAAACAGGGCGGCGCATACGATGTTCGAGCTGCGTGACGAGCAGTCGCTGCTGCAGCGGCCGATCCGCGACTTTGTAACCTTCTTCGATGATGCCCTGCGGCTGCCCGCGGACTTGGGACGCATCCGGACCAGCACAAGCACCTGGGCAAGCCGCGCGGATGGAACCCACTTTCCAGCAAGTGCGTGGTTCTCAATCTATGGCGATGGAGAGCAGCGGAGGCTGGCGGCAATCCTGGTCGATACATCCAACGATGTCCGCGAGCGCGAGCATGCGCACTTCGAGCAGTTGACGCAGCATAACCGTGTGTTGGCAGGCGCGGTATCGCATGAGATCCGCAACCTGTGTTCGGCAATTGCCGTGGTCTCATCGAACCTGGAGCGGCATGGGCATCTCTCGAGGGATCCAGACTTTGAGGCGTTGAGAAACCTGGTCTCCGGGTTAAGCAACATGGCCTCATTCGATCTGCGGAACCAGGCCCGGATGCAGCATCCACCGGTGCAATTGTCGTCGCTGGCAGATGAGCTGCGTGTGATTATCGGGCAGGACTGGGAGGAGATCGGCGGCCAACTGGAGTGGCATGTACCGGCGAGTTTCCCCCTGGTGCAGGCCGAACGCGATGGACTGCTGCAGGTGCTGCTGAATCTCTCGCAGAATGCGTTGCGCGCCGCCGAAGAGACCGATGAGCCGCGGCTGACGATCCATGCGCTGGACCGCAATGGACGTGCGGTACTGCGGATCACGAACAACGGGCCGGCCATTGCCGATCCTTCTGGGCTGTTTCAGCCTTTCCGCACGGCCTCGACTAACGGCACAGGCCTAGGCCTGTATGTGGCGCGTGCGATAGTGAAGAGCTTCGGCGGCGAGTTGCATCATGTACCGACGGCGGCAGGCGCAACCTTCGAGCTGACTCTGCGCTTTGCCGCTTCAGGCAGCATCGAACACAATGTGGTGGAGGTAGAGGCGTAG
- a CDS encoding esterase-like activity of phytase family protein, translated as MKKAFLHVSMALVCSSVLLPAKAQVSLIANGKLTTSRAGLYKDLSGLNYTLENGAPANLLGGMGSGIAYLSGDTFLALPDRGPNAIPYNSLIDDTASYIPRVHTIRMNLEKNHGAGLPFTVTPQLEETTLLWSLSPLVYGDGTAYNVPTGAPQVNSFFKHYFSGRSDNFDPSRSSGDVHDARLDPESIRVSNDGLTYFISDEYGPYVYQFVRRTGERIRTFELPKGFDVAHPNTTTNSEMSANASGRVPNKGMEGLALTPDGKTLVGMLQTATIEDTAAGGPGASLLRIAVIDIPSGKTVHEFGYLLTTGSGVSDIVALNNHEFLVDERDGKGLGDGSKAKVKQLFKIDLTNAADITGMDGNTAATVAVSKTLFLDIVKVLGNNNVTPDQVPAKIEGIAFGPDVKQHGKTLHTLWVANDNDFLQDYGIVSGSNPNQFYVFGFTDADLNGSVYEPEGHGRGHGFGSGGQGEDNNLQ; from the coding sequence ATGAAGAAAGCATTCCTACACGTGTCGATGGCGTTGGTGTGCAGCAGCGTACTGCTACCGGCGAAGGCGCAAGTCAGTCTGATTGCGAATGGGAAACTGACAACCTCTCGCGCCGGTCTTTACAAAGACCTGTCCGGACTGAACTACACCCTGGAAAATGGAGCACCTGCGAATCTCCTGGGTGGCATGGGATCGGGCATCGCCTATCTCTCAGGCGATACCTTTCTTGCACTGCCGGACCGCGGGCCGAATGCCATTCCCTACAACTCGCTCATCGACGATACCGCGTCTTATATCCCCCGGGTACACACCATCCGCATGAATCTGGAGAAGAACCATGGCGCGGGCCTGCCGTTTACCGTCACGCCGCAGCTTGAAGAGACCACATTGCTCTGGAGCCTGTCCCCGCTTGTCTATGGTGATGGCACAGCCTACAACGTCCCTACCGGCGCTCCCCAGGTCAACAGCTTCTTCAAACACTACTTCTCAGGACGCTCCGATAACTTCGACCCGAGCCGTAGCTCCGGTGACGTGCACGACGCCCGTCTGGATCCGGAGTCGATTCGGGTCTCGAATGATGGCCTGACGTACTTCATCTCCGACGAGTACGGTCCTTATGTCTACCAGTTCGTACGTCGCACAGGCGAGCGTATCCGCACCTTTGAGCTGCCGAAGGGATTTGATGTCGCGCATCCCAACACGACCACCAACAGCGAGATGTCCGCGAACGCAAGCGGCCGTGTCCCGAACAAGGGAATGGAGGGCCTGGCTCTCACACCAGATGGTAAGACCCTGGTCGGCATGCTGCAGACGGCGACGATAGAGGACACTGCCGCGGGTGGTCCTGGCGCCAGCCTGCTGCGCATCGCCGTAATCGATATTCCCTCCGGCAAGACGGTGCATGAGTTCGGATATCTGCTCACCACCGGCAGCGGTGTCAGCGATATTGTTGCGCTCAACAATCATGAATTCCTCGTCGATGAACGTGACGGCAAAGGACTCGGCGACGGCAGCAAGGCTAAGGTCAAGCAGCTTTTCAAGATCGACCTGACGAACGCGGCCGATATCACTGGCATGGACGGAAACACCGCTGCAACGGTCGCTGTATCGAAGACGCTCTTCCTGGATATCGTGAAGGTGCTGGGCAACAACAATGTCACGCCCGACCAGGTGCCTGCGAAAATCGAGGGCATCGCCTTCGGTCCTGACGTGAAGCAGCATGGCAAAACGCTGCACACGCTCTGGGTTGCCAATGACAACGACTTCCTCCAGGACTATGGCATTGTCTCCGGCTCTAATCCAAATCAGTTCTATGTCTTCGGATTCACCGACGCCGACCTTAATGGTTCAGTGTACGAGCCGGAAGGTCATGGAAGAGGTCATGGCTTCGGCTCCGGCGGCCAGGGCGAAGATAACAACTTACAGTGA
- a CDS encoding S53 family peptidase, giving the protein MPRANQNTRADYQTEPRAPLPGSEKPSFAAATARTATSSRKRISVSVILHCSKPIPSSAVAGKHLTRAQFKAAHSSDPAGVKAVTAFAKAFGLTAKSEPARCTVVLTGTVASMEKAFGVTLHEQAAGDVSYRVREGAIHLPASLLPYVQAVLGLDNRPQAKPHFRIVSPRAASTSFTPPQIAQLYQFPQGAKASGQTIALIELGGGFRTADLTAYFKSLGIAKPTVTAVSVDGGKNSPGDASGADGEVMLDIEVAAAVAPGAKIAVYFAPNTDQGFLDAITTATHDTRNKPTVISISWGGPESSWTAQARNALDQACKAAAALGITVTAAAGDNGSDDGVGDGANHVDFPASSPNVLACGGTRLTATGNSISSEVVWNETASNEGATGGGISTAFPQPTWQSSITATQPGRGVPDVAGDADPTTGYRVRVDGQTMVIGGTSAVAPLWAGLIALSNSQNKNAAGLLQSKLYAAAGSKAFRDITNGNNGNYQAATGWDACTGLGTPIGTAIISLLASRSATKKAVAKLRDR; this is encoded by the coding sequence ATGCCTCGCGCAAACCAAAACACCAGAGCCGACTATCAGACAGAACCGCGGGCGCCGCTTCCTGGCAGCGAGAAGCCCTCATTCGCCGCAGCCACAGCCCGCACCGCTACCAGCTCGCGCAAGCGCATCAGCGTCTCCGTCATTCTCCATTGCAGTAAGCCCATCCCCAGCTCCGCGGTTGCAGGCAAGCACCTCACCCGCGCTCAGTTCAAAGCCGCCCACAGCTCCGACCCTGCAGGCGTGAAAGCTGTGACAGCGTTCGCCAAGGCTTTTGGTCTCACCGCCAAGTCCGAACCCGCACGCTGCACTGTTGTCCTGACCGGCACGGTCGCCAGCATGGAGAAGGCATTCGGCGTAACCCTGCATGAGCAGGCCGCCGGCGATGTCAGTTATCGCGTACGCGAAGGAGCGATCCATCTTCCCGCATCGCTTCTGCCGTACGTACAGGCTGTTCTCGGCCTCGATAACCGTCCCCAGGCGAAGCCTCACTTTCGGATCGTAAGTCCTCGCGCTGCTTCGACGTCCTTTACTCCACCCCAGATCGCACAGCTTTACCAGTTTCCCCAGGGCGCCAAAGCCAGCGGCCAGACCATCGCTCTCATCGAGCTGGGGGGTGGTTTCCGCACTGCCGATCTGACCGCCTACTTCAAATCTCTCGGTATCGCGAAGCCCACCGTCACCGCCGTCTCTGTCGATGGCGGCAAAAACTCACCTGGGGACGCAAGCGGAGCCGACGGTGAAGTGATGCTCGATATTGAAGTTGCGGCGGCAGTGGCTCCAGGGGCAAAGATCGCCGTCTACTTCGCTCCCAATACCGATCAGGGTTTTCTTGATGCCATCACGACTGCCACGCATGACACCAGGAACAAGCCAACAGTTATTTCGATAAGCTGGGGCGGCCCCGAATCGTCATGGACAGCACAGGCCCGCAACGCGCTCGATCAGGCCTGCAAGGCAGCAGCAGCGCTCGGCATTACCGTCACCGCCGCTGCCGGCGACAATGGCTCTGATGACGGCGTGGGCGATGGAGCAAACCACGTGGACTTTCCCGCGAGCAGTCCCAATGTTCTCGCCTGCGGAGGCACGCGGCTCACGGCCACCGGCAATAGCATCAGCAGCGAGGTGGTGTGGAACGAAACCGCCAGCAATGAAGGCGCTACCGGCGGCGGCATCAGCACCGCCTTCCCGCAACCCACATGGCAATCATCGATCACCGCTACACAGCCGGGACGGGGTGTTCCCGACGTTGCCGGTGATGCCGATCCCACCACCGGCTACCGGGTACGGGTTGACGGTCAGACGATGGTGATTGGGGGAACCAGCGCTGTCGCTCCGCTATGGGCGGGTCTCATCGCCCTGAGTAATAGCCAGAACAAGAACGCCGCCGGCCTGCTTCAATCGAAGCTCTACGCGGCAGCAGGATCCAAGGCCTTTCGGGATATCACCAACGGAAACAACGGCAACTACCAGGCTGCCACCGGCTGGGATGCCTGCACCGGCCTCGGAACTCCTATCGGCACCGCCATCATTTCGCTGTTGGCAAGCCGATCGGCCACGAAAAAGGCTGTAGCGAAGTTGAGAGACCGATAA